One Brachyhypopomus gauderio isolate BG-103 chromosome 15, BGAUD_0.2, whole genome shotgun sequence genomic region harbors:
- the mmaa gene encoding methylmalonic aciduria type A protein, mitochondrial — MGPAAVLPFLQRVPALSSSRTVAAVIRRSIRTSRSAPCHGWTCTVSQSRSVSVEKVLARREVDLTDKERRVLDRLYDGLTGGRRACLAESITLVETQHPRKKQLAQVLLQRVLAFRQEQETLNGGKPMAFRVGLTGPPGAGKSSFIEVLGKMLTGTGHRVSVLAVDPSSCTRGGSVLGDKTRMPELSRDMRAFIRPSPSSGVLGGVTRTTNEAIVLCEGAGYNVVLVETVGVGQSEFAVADMVDLFVLLIPPAGGDELQGIKRGIIEKADLVVVTKSDGDLVIPARRIQSEYTSALKLLRKKSKTWSPKVLRVSSHTGEGVQELWDTMLRFRDGALASGELQTQRQEQQKVWLWTLIQEHALTHFRQHPAVKAGLAHVEHSVAQGNISPGLAADLLLTVYRSPPS, encoded by the exons ATGGGTCCAGCCGCCGTCCTCCCGTTCCTTCAGCGCGTGCCCGCCTTGTCGTCCTCGCGCACAGTGGCAGCCGTCATAAGGCGTTCCATCCGAACGTCGCGCTCCGCACCGTGTCACGGTTGGACGTGCACGGTGTCTCAGAGCAGGAGCGTCTCCGTGGAGAAGGTCCTAGCGCGCCGCGAGGTGGATCTGACGGACAAGGAGAGGAGAGTTCTGGACAGGCTGTATGATGGACTCACCGGGGGACGCAGGGCGTGTCTCGCCGAGTCCATCACTCTGGTGGAGACGCAGCACCCTCGCAAGAAGCAGCTCGCCCAGGTGCTGCTGCAGAGAGTGCTGGCCTTCCGGCAGGAGCAGGAGACACTCAACGGGGGCAAGCCGATGGCCTTCAGAGTGG GTCTCACCGGTCCTCCAGGTGCAGGGAAGTCGTCCTTCATCGAGGTGCTGGGTAAAATGCTGACGGGGACGGGGCACCGGGTGTCTGTCCTGGCCGTGGACCCGTCCTCTTGCACCAGGGGGG GCTCTGTGCTGGGAGATAAGACACGCATGCCTGAGCTGTCCCGAGACATGAGGGCCTTCATACGCCCGTCTCCCAGCTCAGGTGTGCTCGGGGGGGTGACCAGGACCACCAACGAAGCCATCGTCCTGTGTGAGGGGGCGGGCTATAATGTTGTCCTGGTGGAGACTGTGG GTGTTGGACAGTCTGAGTTTGCTGTGGCTGATATGGTAGATCTTTTTGTGTTGCTAATtccaccagcagggggcgatgAACTGCAG ggAATCAAAAGGGGCATCATCGAGAAGGCGGACCTGGTGGTGGTGACCAAATCAGACGGTGATTTGGTCATTCCAGCACGAAGAATCCAGTCTGAGTACACAAGCGCTCTGAAGCTGCTACGCAAGAAATCCAAAACCTGGAGCCCTAAG GTGCTGCGTGTCTCCTCTCACACCGGGGAGGGTGTTCAGGAGCTGTGGGACACGATGCTGCGGTTCCGTGACGGGGCACTAGCCAGTGGTGAGTTACAGACACAGCGGCAGGAGCAGCAGAAGGTGTGGTTATGGACCCTCATCCAGGAACACGCCCTCACACACTTCCGTCAGCACCCAGCTGTGAAGGCAGGCCTGGCCCACGTGGAGCACAGTGTTGCCCAGGGGAACATCTCACCTGGTCTGGCTGCAGATCTCCTGCTCACAGTGTACAGGTCCCCACCGTCGTGA